GCACACCGCACTGCCCAGATGTCGGAAATGCCCACCCAGGGTTCGGCGTAGTTCGGATCAAGCGAGAGCGCGTAGGTGTATTCATCCAACGCCTCATTCAAGACGCCGTATTGCGTACCGAAAAGGTAAGCGCCCCGGCGATAGCACGCCACCGCTTCCGGATGCGGTTGCCGGATGGGGCGCTGGGCATAATCGGCGGGCAAGCTGAGACCGAGTTTTTCAACCAACTGCCGCGCGATCTCTTGTTCGATTGCGGCGGAATCAGCCGCGTTCACACTGAACTTGCCTGACCACAAAACGCTGGCCGATTGCGCTTCGATCAACTGGACGCGCAAGTCATCCAATTGGCCCGCTTGCCCGGTCGCCGTTAAATGCCCGGTCAAGACCAGGCCGGTGCGTTGCTCGCGGGCGATTTGCACCGCGTTCGGCTGCCAGCCCGGTTGTAAATACTGAGGCGCAATCTCTCTGAGTTCCAGGCGTGTGAGCGTGCGCAGGTGATGAATGATCCCCAAGGCCAAATGATACCCCGCCAGCCGCAACCGCTCCGCAGCGTGAAAGAAGCCAGGTGGGCTGACAAACGGCAGGATGGAGCGCGCGCGCCAGCGCGTGGCCGCCAACCCGCCCGCCAAGCGCACCGGCAAGGTCAATTGATAGCTGCGCGGCCCGCTGGTCGAAACAAGCACGCCCGCGCCCAGCGCCTTGCGCAAACGGATGATTTGCTGGTGCAGGTTGTTGTTCTCCACGACGCGCCCCGGCCAGGCTTTGCTTCTGAGTTCGGCGCTGCTGAGCACGGCTGGGCCGTGTTTGAGCGTGTGTTCGAGCAAGACCCGCAACACCTTGATGGCCTGCTCCGGCAGTTCAAGCTGTCGGTTCCGGCTGTCATAAACAATCGCGTTCTCCAAGCGGAACGGCCCGAATTCAATAACCTTGTCCTGCATCGTGATGCTCCCTTGATATAGGCAGGCAGAAATTTTTTGCGCTGTTCAGCAGTTATTCAGGATTTTTCTGATTAAAGGGTACCGGCAATTTTTTCGAATCCGCACAAGCGCCCGTTTGGACGGTGTTGTAGGGAACCAACCAACGGCGCTCCGGAATTTAGAATAGGCGGCGCGCGCCGTCAATCGAATGCTCAACCCATGCCCTAAGGCTTCCGAAACTCACACGGTCATGGGGTCCGAAGGCATTTAGTTTAAGACTGCCGATTCAGCCGCCCGGTATTTGCGACGGGCGACCCACATGCAGGGTGAATCGGCCGCCGGCAATTCGCACAAGTCTTCAACCAAAACAACCTGCGGCGGACGTGGCGGGCAGGGCGGCCAGCGGTGTGTCCGCGCTTCAGTGACAGCGCAAAGGAGAAGTCATCATGCAGCACCAAACCAGCTTTCAATCTTCTTACAGTCAGCCTTCCCGTGGCAGTCAGCCTTCGCGGGGGCCGCGTTGCAGCAGCCAATTGTGGCGCACGGTGCGGCGTTGGTGTGTTTACCTGTTGGTGGCGGGGGCGTTTGGCTGTGCGGCGCAATTGCTGTTGTGGGGCGTTGGCGCGCAGCATTTGGCGGCGGCTGATGCCATGCGCCCAGGCGCAAGGCAGGCGTTGGCGGCAGACGTGACCGCGCGTGATTATCGCAGGCTCTTCGATTTTGGCACGCGGCATGACTTGGATTGGTTGCTTGGCAGCTACGCCATGCCCGCGACTGTCTTTACCGACTACATCGTCACCACCAACGCCGACAGCGGGCCGGGCAGCTTGCGGCAGGCGATTATGGACGCCAACGTCCATTCGGGCCCAGACCTCATCAAGTTCAATATCCCTGACAACCTGCCCAAAACCATCGCGCTACAGTCCGCGTTGCCGGCGCTCTTCAGCCCGGTGACGATAGACGGGACGACGCAGCCCGGTTACCGCGGCGCGCCGATAATTGAACTCAATGGCACAAACGCGGGCCTGAACGTGGATGGGCTGGGCATCACGGCGAGCGGCAGCACGATTCGCGGATTGGTGATTAACCGTTTCAATCGTAACGGCATCGGCGTCGGCTACTTTCTGAGTAACATCCTGATTGAAGGAAACTACATCGGCACGGACGTCACTGGTGACCAAGATTTTGGCAATGCGGGCGCAGGCATCCATCTGGATTCGCCCGCGACTGTGGACGGCACGGCGGCAGCCGGGCGCAATGTGATTTCGGGCAACAACGGCAACGGCATCACGATCAACGGTTCTTATGGCGGTGGCGGTTCAATCATCAAGGGGAATTACATTGGTCTGAATGCCGCGGGGACGAGCGATCTCGGCAATACGCTGACGGGCATTTCGATCGTCAATTTTTCTGCCAATAACGTAATTGGTGGCACGGCAACCGGCGCGGGCAACGTCATCTCAGGTAATGATGTAGACGGCATTTGCGTCTGCACCAGCGGCACGACGAACACGACCATTCAGGGCAATAAGATCGGCACGGATGCGGCAGGCACGCAGCCCCTCGGCAATACGCGCAACGGGATTGCCGCGATTGGCTCCGGCATCATCATCGGCGGCACGAGCAACACAACGCCCGGTGGCCTTTGCACGGGCGCGTGCAATCTGATCTCCGGCAATGGCGGCGACGGCATCGGCGACCCGCCGTCCAATGTTATTGGTGGTCACGGCGCGCTGACCATCAAGGGCAATTACATCGGCACTGACATCAATGGCACGGTGCGGCTGGGGAATGGCGTCAACGGCATTCGCCTCTCGGGTGGTCAAGGCACGTTTATCGGCGGCACTGCGGCGGGCGAGGGCAACTTGATCTCGGCCAATGGCGGCAACGGTCTCGACCTGGAAGGCGGCACGACCAACGGCCCAACCGTGCAAGGTAACCTGATCGGCACGGACAAGAACGGTCAGCCCGGTAACCCAACAAGCTTGGGGAATACCGCCAACGGCATCAAAGTTGTGCAAAGCAACGTGACGATTGGCGGCACAACCGCAGCGGAACGCAATGTCATTACCAGCAATGGCGAAAACGGCATACAAGTCAGTGGCAGTTCCACCATTCGGGTGGCGCTGCGTGGCAATGCGATTTCCGGCAATACCAAACTCGGCATTGACCTCGCGCCCGCGCTGCCTGGCGGCACGGTCACGCCCAACGACGCAACCGACAATGATAGCGGCCCGAATCTGTTGCAGAATTTCCCGGTGCTTGATGCGCTGACGCAACCCTGTATTGTGACCGGTACGCTGCCCGGCGGCGTGCTGTCATCACAGGTCACGCTCGATTTTTACGCGAACCCCACGTGCGACGCCTCAGGCAATGGCGAAGGTGAGGTACCTCTCGGCTCAACGCAAATCACGTTGACCTCAGCCAATACCGCTTTTAGCTTTGCCATCCCCTCGGAAAAGTTAATGGGCCAGTCTGTCATTACGGCGACGGCGACGGATGCTAACGGCAATACCTCAGAGTTTTCCGCCTGTCGCACGATTCCCACGCCATTGATTACGACCCAACCGGCCAGCCAAAGCGTTTGCCCCGGCGCGAACGTCAGCTTTACCGTCGCGGCCAACAACGCAGTGAGTTATCAATGGCGCAAAGATAACGTAGACATCAGCAACGCAACGAGCGCGACGTTGACGTTGAACAGCGCGACGGCCGCGAATGCGGGCGCTTATACTGTCGTTGTCATAGGGCTTTGCGATACCTCGACGACATCCAATAGCGTTTTGCTCAGCCTCAAGACGCCAGTCGGCATTGCCACGCCACCTGCCGCAGAGACGGTTTGCAGCAGCGAGCCAGTGACGTTTTCCGTCACGCCCAACGGCGACGGACCTTACACCTATCAATGGCGCAAAGGTGGCGTGAACATCGGCGGTGCGACGAGCGTGAGTTACACCATTGCGGCCACGACCGTCGCCGCGGCCGGCTCCTATGACGTAATTGTGGGCGGGGCGTGCGGCAGTCCGGTGACTTCGTTGGCGGCGGCGTTGACGGTCAACACCGCTCCGCTGGTCACGACGCCGCCAACGAATCAATCTGTGATGGCAGGCGCGAATGCGACCTTCGCCGCCGCCGTCAATGGCACGCCCGCCCCGGCAGTGCAATGGGAAGCCGCGCCGCCCGATTCCAGTTTCAGCGAAATTCCCGGTGCGACCAGCCCGACGCTGACCTTGAGCAATGTGATAATGACGCTCAACGGTTACCGTTATCGCGCCGTGTTCACCAACGATTGCGGTCAGGTAAACAGCAACGCCGCCACGCTGACTGTCACGCCCGCCGGGCCACAAACCATTATCGTCAGCACGACAGCGGATGAGGACAACACCGGACCAGCGACCTGTTCATTACGCGAAGCGCTCATTTCCGCTAACAGCAATACGGCTTATGGCGGTTGCACGACGGGGGCGGTGGGACTGGATACGATTGAATTCAATTTGAGCGCGGGGACGCCGGTCATCACGATTGCCACCGATTCGACGATGTTCATTACCGAGCCGGTGTGCATCAACGGGCACACGGGTTTGTCTACGCGCATTGAATTGAACGGTGCGGCAGCGACGTCGGGCGGTAATGTCGGGCTGGATTTCATTGGCGGCGCGGATGGCAGCACGGTCAAAAGTCTGGTCATCAATCGTTTCCCCTACGGCCTCGCCATCATCAATGCCAACCACGTGACGATTCAGGATTGTTACGTCGGCACGAATGCGAGTGGCGTGATCGTGCCGGGCTACGGCAACACCGTCGCCGGGATTAGCCTGATCCAAGCAGCTTCTGGCAACCTCATCGGCGGCAGTGGGCCGGGGCAGGGCAACATCATCGCCGGGAATGGAACGGGGATTTCAACTTACCGCGACAGTTTCGGCACGCCCATACAAAATCGCATTTGGGGCAACGCGATTTTCGGCAACAATGGATTGGGGATTGATTTGGATGGCGATTTTATTACGCCAAACGACAATCAAGACGGCGACACAGGTTCAAACAACCTGCAAAACTTCCCCGTGTTGACCTCTGTCACGAATGGTGGCCTTGTTACCGGCATACTCAACAGTACGCCGAATCGAATGTTCCGCATCGAATACTTCAAAAATAGTACCTGCGATTCGTCCGGCAATGGCGAGGGCCAAGAATTTCTCGATTTCCAAACTGTCACCACTGACGGCAGCGGCAATGCGTCATTGAGTTTCAGCTTTACCTACGACACGGCCAAACCGTTCATCACCGCGACAGCGACGGATTTGACGACCGGCGACACGTCGGAGTTTTCAGCCTGCGTGCGCTTCTGCCCAACGATTACGCTGGCCTCGAATCCGGCGCCCGTGCCCGCTGCCGCCATCGTGGGTTCGGCTTATCCGACGGTGACGTTTAGCGGCAGCGGCGGGACAGGGCCGTATTCATTCAGCTACAGCGGCACGCTGCCGGCTGGGTTGAATCTGACCGGCGCGACGCTGGCGGGCACGCCGAGCGCGGCTGGGACATTCAATTTCACAGTGAAAGCAACTGATGCGGGCGGCTGCATAGGCACACAGGCATACAGCATCGTCGTGAGTTGCCCAACCTACACGATTACGCCGTCCACCTTACCCAGCGGCACGGCCAACGTCGCTTATAACCAGCAACTGACAGCCAGCGGCGGCGCAGGCGGGCCTTATCAATTCGGCTTTATCAGTGGGCTGCCGTCCGGTATGTTCATCACCACCACAGGGCAGCTCTTCGGCACGCCGACCGCGGCGGGCACGTACAATTTCAGCGTGCCGGTGTTTGAAACGTTCAGTTGCATTACGTCGCAGCCATACACGCTCACGATCAATCCGCCTGCCTGCCCAACGCTCAACGTTTCACCCAACACCCCGCTGGTTTTTGGTGTCGCGGGCAACGCCTATCCGAACACGACGATTTCCGTCACTGGCGGTGCGCCGCCTTACATCTTCAGCGCCACGGGGCTGCCAGCCAACCTGAGCTTGACCGGTACCCAGGCAACCAATCGAGTGCTGGGCGGCACCCCGACGACGCCGGGCGTTTACAACGCGACCATCAGCGTCACCGATGCTAACGGTTGCCCTGGTTCGCGCAGCTACACCATCGTCGTGCATACCTCCACGCCGACGATCATCGTGAATACGGCGGCGGACGAAAACGGAACCGGGCCGGATTGCTCGTTGCGCGAGGCCATCATTGCCGCGAACAGCAACGCAATGTATGGCGGTTGCAGCGCGGGGCAAGCCGGTTATGACACCATCGGTTTTGCGGCGGCTTATTCGATTAATCTGACGGCGGGTTTGCCGGGGCCGAGCGAGCCGGTGTTTATCAACGGGCTGGTCGGCAGCGCGCGCGTGGAATTGAACGGCGCGGGGGCAGGAGCCGCAACGCAAGCGATCCTGCTTGAGAGCGGCTACCACTATCTCAAGAGCCTCGTCATCAACCGGCTGGCGGGCGGCAATGCGCTCAACATCAGCGGCGCGAACGCCGTCCGCAACGCCGTCGAGGATTGTTATCTGGGGACGAATACGGCGGGCACAGCGGCGCTGCCCAGTGGCGGCGGCCTTGGCTTTTTCAATGGTGCGCTGCTCAATCGCGTCGGCGGCACGGCGGCCACGGCCAATGTGATCGCGGGCAACCACGGTGCAGGCGTGAATATCGTGGATGCGCCGGGCAATACGATCTCGTTCAATAATATCGGGGTACGAGCCGATGGCGTCAGCCCGCTCGGTAACGGCGGCAATGGCATCAGCGTGCGCAACACCATTACGCCCGGCAGTACCGTTTTCGTGACGAGCATTGTCAACAACAAGATCGCCTACAACGCGACGGGCATCAGCATCACCGACACGGTCAATGGTCAGCGCACCGGCATCAGCGGCAACAGCATTTTCAATAACACGCAACTAGGCATTGACCTTGGCGGCGACGGCGTGACGGCCAACGATAATGGTGACGCCGACAGCGGGCCGAATCGGTTGCAAAACTATCCCGTGTTGACCGGGATTACACCGACAGGCACAGGCGGCACAGTCAACGCTATGCTCGATACCACGGCAGCGAATGCCAGCTTCAACTTTACCGTGCAGTTCTTTGCCAGCAGCGCCTGCGACCCCTCGGGCTTTGGCGAAGGCGAAAGT
The Acidobacteriota bacterium genome window above contains:
- a CDS encoding putative Ig domain-containing protein; translation: MQHQTSFQSSYSQPSRGSQPSRGPRCSSQLWRTVRRWCVYLLVAGAFGCAAQLLLWGVGAQHLAAADAMRPGARQALAADVTARDYRRLFDFGTRHDLDWLLGSYAMPATVFTDYIVTTNADSGPGSLRQAIMDANVHSGPDLIKFNIPDNLPKTIALQSALPALFSPVTIDGTTQPGYRGAPIIELNGTNAGLNVDGLGITASGSTIRGLVINRFNRNGIGVGYFLSNILIEGNYIGTDVTGDQDFGNAGAGIHLDSPATVDGTAAAGRNVISGNNGNGITINGSYGGGGSIIKGNYIGLNAAGTSDLGNTLTGISIVNFSANNVIGGTATGAGNVISGNDVDGICVCTSGTTNTTIQGNKIGTDAAGTQPLGNTRNGIAAIGSGIIIGGTSNTTPGGLCTGACNLISGNGGDGIGDPPSNVIGGHGALTIKGNYIGTDINGTVRLGNGVNGIRLSGGQGTFIGGTAAGEGNLISANGGNGLDLEGGTTNGPTVQGNLIGTDKNGQPGNPTSLGNTANGIKVVQSNVTIGGTTAAERNVITSNGENGIQVSGSSTIRVALRGNAISGNTKLGIDLAPALPGGTVTPNDATDNDSGPNLLQNFPVLDALTQPCIVTGTLPGGVLSSQVTLDFYANPTCDASGNGEGEVPLGSTQITLTSANTAFSFAIPSEKLMGQSVITATATDANGNTSEFSACRTIPTPLITTQPASQSVCPGANVSFTVAANNAVSYQWRKDNVDISNATSATLTLNSATAANAGAYTVVVIGLCDTSTTSNSVLLSLKTPVGIATPPAAETVCSSEPVTFSVTPNGDGPYTYQWRKGGVNIGGATSVSYTIAATTVAAAGSYDVIVGGACGSPVTSLAAALTVNTAPLVTTPPTNQSVMAGANATFAAAVNGTPAPAVQWEAAPPDSSFSEIPGATSPTLTLSNVIMTLNGYRYRAVFTNDCGQVNSNAATLTVTPAGPQTIIVSTTADEDNTGPATCSLREALISANSNTAYGGCTTGAVGLDTIEFNLSAGTPVITIATDSTMFITEPVCINGHTGLSTRIELNGAAATSGGNVGLDFIGGADGSTVKSLVINRFPYGLAIINANHVTIQDCYVGTNASGVIVPGYGNTVAGISLIQAASGNLIGGSGPGQGNIIAGNGTGISTYRDSFGTPIQNRIWGNAIFGNNGLGIDLDGDFITPNDNQDGDTGSNNLQNFPVLTSVTNGGLVTGILNSTPNRMFRIEYFKNSTCDSSGNGEGQEFLDFQTVTTDGSGNASLSFSFTYDTAKPFITATATDLTTGDTSEFSACVRFCPTITLASNPAPVPAAAIVGSAYPTVTFSGSGGTGPYSFSYSGTLPAGLNLTGATLAGTPSAAGTFNFTVKATDAGGCIGTQAYSIVVSCPTYTITPSTLPSGTANVAYNQQLTASGGAGGPYQFGFISGLPSGMFITTTGQLFGTPTAAGTYNFSVPVFETFSCITSQPYTLTINPPACPTLNVSPNTPLVFGVAGNAYPNTTISVTGGAPPYIFSATGLPANLSLTGTQATNRVLGGTPTTPGVYNATISVTDANGCPGSRSYTIVVHTSTPTIIVNTAADENGTGPDCSLREAIIAANSNAMYGGCSAGQAGYDTIGFAAAYSINLTAGLPGPSEPVFINGLVGSARVELNGAGAGAATQAILLESGYHYLKSLVINRLAGGNALNISGANAVRNAVEDCYLGTNTAGTAALPSGGGLGFFNGALLNRVGGTAATANVIAGNHGAGVNIVDAPGNTISFNNIGVRADGVSPLGNGGNGISVRNTITPGSTVFVTSIVNNKIAYNATGISITDTVNGQRTGISGNSIFNNTQLGIDLGGDGVTANDNGDADSGPNRLQNYPVLTGITPTGTGGTVNAMLDTTAANASFNFTVQFFASSACDPSGFGEGESLLGQVTGITAATAASGFSFNYTTAQVFGKPFITAVAIDAVGNTSEFSRCLAVPNDLPTISAAAPISLTQSNSLTGQAIATVSDANQPANTLSVTATPVTGSGVTLSNIAVTAAGQVTANVSANCTAINSTFRLTVTDQQNATATATLTANVTLATPVSVTPLSNATVTEGQTATFTTTASGTGPFTFMWKKGTTVLTSGGTRTIASTATASTLTINPAALGDMGSYSVEAAGACGLPPVTQSATLTVNPACTPPALSAAPASQLALLGSTPNFSAAASGNPAPTVLWQYSTDNGVTFGSIPAAVAVNATANPLVLLPITQPQNGQRFRAVFTNACGSVTTSAATLTVVNTGGGHDITPVLPPGNPLIVFANVVTPGDTTVTQLDPNSLAPLPSGYVLPNPTVAWGFQTNCAAIGSIIQTFFAPASLTAAEFMQLRVLHIEPVVNQGLVWRDRTIITVNGDCQNQNGLPPWDFQNIPFCTPQPNPNSTPRRLSARFSTDSLVLNVRTDETGNARTVNATTATPSPFVVAGLQTVPAIALNANPAAPAFGQSVTLTATITNSGVSVTLGTVTFKEGATTLAGPLPLDASGQASFTTSSLTIGAHALTAQYSGSGVFLAGSGNGTVTIVCPAITVNPASLPDAPINTAYSQTISASPAGGNYTFTVTSGLLPAGLTLNANGSFSGAPTQSGTFNFRVTATGFGGCTSSRDYTLVMACPAITLAPASLPGGTLGTAYSQTVSATPAGAYVYSVSSGALPAGLTLNAATGALTGTPAASGSFTFTLRATAGSCVGSQSYTVTIACATPTLGALTNGQAGVAYSQTVSVTPAGSYTFNLITGNLPSGLSLNTTTGVISGLPLVTGTYSFTLRAQTASGCGGTQAYTLTISCPTVTLSPAGLPNGTVGTAYSQSLAASPAGGNYSYAVSSGALPIGLSLYPATGLLSGTPATNGSFNFTITATGFGGCAGSKSYSLVIGGGCSTITLPASLPNGRVGQLYNNSAAATPVGSYTYTAVGALPPGVTLFGSIGLLFGHPTAAGTYTFTVTAAQGACTGSRSYTVVISAGFLAALAQQADYNGDGKSDFALRANNGTWHLLLSNGEGVNRIAQTQSWGTAGDLSLLGDYDGDGQTDLAVFRPSEGNWYVKRSSDGGFLIKAWGTAGDVPVPGDYDGDG